The proteins below come from a single Benincasa hispida cultivar B227 chromosome 4, ASM972705v1, whole genome shotgun sequence genomic window:
- the LOC120074944 gene encoding uncharacterized protein At4g28440, with protein sequence MAESKPGLRKPVFTKIDQLRPGTSGHTLTVKVVNTKMVLQKGRPDGPQARQMRIAECLVGDETGMIIFTARNDQVDLMKEGATITLRNAKIDMFKGSMRLAVDRWGRVEVTEPATFTVKEDNNLSLIEYELVNVVEE encoded by the exons ATGGCAGAATCAAAACCAGGACTAAGGAAACCGGTATTTACCAAGATTGACCAACTTCGGCCGGGCACTAGTGGCCACACTCTTACAGTCAAGGTTGTGAATACGAAAATGGTATTGCAAAAGGGTCGTCCTGATGGTCCTCAAGCCCGTCAGATGCGAATTGCTGAATGCTTAGTGGGTGATGAGACTGGAATGATTATATTTACTGCCAGAAATGATCAAG TGGATTTGATGAAAGAAGGTGCTACTATAACCTTGCGCAATGCTAAGATAGACATGTTTAAAGGATCAATGAGACTTGCTGTGGACAGGTGGGGCCGAGTTGAAGTTACTGAGCCTGCCACTTTCACTGTTAAGGAAGATAACAATCTTTCACTCATTGAATATGAACTTGTGAATGTCGTGGAAGAGTGA